A genomic window from Vitis riparia cultivar Riparia Gloire de Montpellier isolate 1030 chromosome 18, EGFV_Vit.rip_1.0, whole genome shotgun sequence includes:
- the LOC117907810 gene encoding mannan endo-1,4-beta-mannosidase 5-like → MAYFGRIISFSVLFLLVALACEARVLLQSSGFVQTRNTQFTLNGSPFFFNGFNSYWMMNVAADPSQRSKVSDVFSQAAAARLSVCRTWAFNDGGTQALQISPGVYDERVFQGLDFVISEARKNGVRLILSLSNNYKDFGGRPQYVSWARNAGAPVNSDDDFYTNEVVKVYYKNHIKRVLTRINTITRVAYKDDPTIMAWELINEPRCQVDYSGKTLNGWIQEMASFVKSIDSNHLLTVGMEGFYGDSMPEKKTINPGYQVGTDFISNHLIKEIDFSTIHAYPDIWLSGKDDSSQMAFMLRWTTSHLTDSETIIKKPMVFSEFGKSSKDPGYSPSARDSFLNAVYTNIYNFARSGGIGGGLVWQLMAEGMQSYDDGYEIVLSKILRQAASLLNNPIK, encoded by the exons ATGGCCTACTTCGGTAGAATCATCTCCTTTTCGGTGCTTTTCCTACTTGTTGCCCTAGCTTGTGAAGCTAGAGTACTTCTTCAATCTTCAGGATTTGTTCAAACTCGAAATACTCAATTCACCCTCAATGGTTCCCCTTTCTTCTTCAATGGGTTTAACTCATACTGGATGATGAACGTGGCTGCAGATCCAAGCCAAAGGAGTAAAGTGTCGGATGTTTTTAGCCAGGCTGCAGCTGCAAGGCTGAGTGTCTGTAGGACATGGGCATTCAACGATGGAGGCACCCAAGCTCTTCAAATATCTCCTGGAGTTTATGATGAGCGTGTCTTTCAG GGCCTTGACTTTGTGATCTCGGAAGCAAGAAAGAATGGAGTCCGCTTGATTTTGAGTTTGAGCAACAACTACAAAGACTTTGGAGGAAGGCCTCAGTACGTGAGTTGGGCTAGGAATGCTGGTGCTCCAGTAAATAGTGATGATGATTTTTACACTAATGAAGTCGTCAAAGTCTACTATAAGAACCACATTAAG AGAGTGCTAACAAGGATCAATACAATCACCAGAGTTGCTTACAAAGATGACCCCACAATCATGGCATGGGAACTGATAAACGAGCCACGTTGCCAAGTTGATTACTCtggaaaaaccctaaat GGATGGATTCAAGAAATGGCAAGCTTTGTAAAATCCATTGACAGCAATCACTTGTTGACAGTAGGCATGGAAGGATTCTATGGAGATTCAATGCCAGAAAAGAAGACAATAAACCCTGGTTACCAAGTTGGCACAGATTTTATCAGCAATCATCTTATTAAGGAGATTGATTTCTCAACCATACATGCATATCCTGATATTTG GCTGTCTGGGAAGGACGATAGCTCACAGATGGCTTTCATGCTAAGATGGACGACGAGCCATTTGACGGACTCAGAGACAATAATAAAGAAGCCAATGGTTTTTTCTGAATTTGGAAAATCGAGCAAAGACCCGGGATATAGTCCAAGTGCAAGGGATTCATTCTTGAATGCTGTTTACACCAACATCTACAACTTTGCAAGAAGTGGAGGAATTGGTGGAGGCTTGGTTTGGCAACTCATGGCTGAGGGGATGCAGTCGTATGATGATGGATATGAGATTGTTCTGTCCAAAATCCTTCGACAAGCGGCGTCATTACTCAACAATCCAATAAAATGA
- the LOC117907870 gene encoding mannan endo-1,4-beta-mannosidase 5-like: MACFSRIISFSLLFLLIALACEARVLLQSSGFVQTRNTQFILNGSPFFFNGFNSYWMMNVAADPSQRSKVSDVFSQATATRLSVCRTWAFNDGGTQALQISPGVYDERVFQGLDFVISEARKNGVRLILSLSNNYKDFGGRPQYVSWARNAGAPVNSDDDFYTNEVVKGYYKNHVKRVLTRINTITRVAYKDDPTIMAWELINEPRCQVDYSGKTINGWIQEMASYVKSIDSNHLLTVGMEGFYGDSMPEKKAINPGYQVGTDFISNHLVKEIDFTTIHAYPDIWLSGKDDSSQMAFMQRWMTSHSTDSETIIKKPMVFSEFGKSSKDQGYNISARDTFLNAVYTNIYNFARSGGIGGGLVWQLMAEGMQSYDDGYDIVLSQNPSTRGIITQQSNKMIALDHV, translated from the exons ATGGCCTGTTTCAGTAGAATCATCTCCTTTTCGTTGCTTTTCCTACTCATTGCCCTAGCTTGTGAAGCTAGAGTACTTCTTCAATCTTCAGGATTTGTTCAAACTCGAAATACTCAATTCATCCTCAATGGGTCCCCTTTCTTCTTCAATGGGTTCAACTCATACTGGATGATGAACGTGGCCGCAGATCCAAGCCAAAGGAGTAAAGTGTCGGATGTTTTTAGCCAGGCTACAGCCACACGGCTGAGTGTCTGTAGGACATGGGCATTCAACGATGGAGGCACCCAAGCTCTTCAAATATCTCCTGGAGTTTATGATGAGCGTGTCTTTCAG GGACTTGACTTTGTGATCTCGGAGGCAAGAAAGAATGGAGTCCGCTTGATTTTGAGTTTGAGCAACAACTACAAAGACTTTGGAGGAAGGCCTCAGTACGTGAGTTGGGCTAGAAATGCTGGTGCTCCAGTGAACAGTGATGATGATTTTTACACTAATGAGGTCGTCAAAGGCTACTATAAGAACCACGTTAag AGAGTGCTAACAAGGATCAATACAATCACCAGAGTTGCTTACAAGGATGACCCCACAATCATGGCATGGGAACTGATAAACGAGCCACGTTGCCAAGTTGATTACTCTGGAAAAACCATAAAT GGATGgattcaagaaatggctagctATGTAAAATCCATTGACAGCAACCACTTGTTGACAGTAGGCATGGAAGGATTCTATGGAGATTCAATGCCAGAAAAGAAGGCAATAAACCCTGGTTACCAAGTTGGCACAGATTTTATCAGCAATCATCTTGTTAAGGAGATTGATTTCACGACCATACATGCATATCCTGATATTTG GCTGTCCGGAAAGGATGATAGCTCACAGATGGCTTTCATGCAAAGATGGATGACGAGCCATTCGACAGACTCGGAGACAATAATAAAGAAGCCAATGGTTTTTTCTGAATTTGGAAAATCGAGCAAAGACCAGGGATATAATATCAGTGCAAGGGATACATTCTTGAATGCCGTTTATACCAACATCTACAACTTTGCAAGAAGTGGAGGAATTGGTGGAGGCTTGGTTTGGCAACTCATGGCCGAGGGGATGCAGTCGTATGATGATGGATATGATATTGTTTTGTCTCAAAATCCTTCAACAAGGGGCATCATTACTCAACAATCTAATAAAATGATAGCCCTTGACCACGTCTAA
- the LOC117907595 gene encoding mannan endo-1,4-beta-mannosidase 5-like has translation MAYYRRSSLLSVLFLLVALVCEARVLLQSPGFVQTQNTQFVLDGSRFFFNGFNSYWMMNVAADPSQRNKISEVFGQATASRLSVCRTWAFNDGGNQALQISPGVYDERVFQGLDFVISEAKRYGVRLILSLSNNYKDFGGRPQYVNWAKSAGAPVNKDDDFYTNEVVKGYYKNHVKRVLTRINTITRVAYKDDPTIMAWELINEPRCQVDYSGKTLNGWIQEMATYVKSIDNKHLLTVGMEGFYGDSMPEKKAINPGYQVGTDFISNHLIKEIDFTTIHAYPDIWLSGKDDSSQMAFMQRWTMSHWTDSRTIIKKPMVFSEFGKSSKDPGYSLSARDSFLNAVYTNIYNFARNGGIGGGLVWQLMGEGMQSYDDGYEIVLSQTPSTSGLITQQSNKMIALDRV, from the exons ATGGCATATTACCGTAGAAGCAGCCTTCTTTCGGTGCTTTTCCTTCTTGTAGCCCTTGTCTGTGAAGCTAGAGTCCTTCTTCAATCGCCAGGATTTGTTCAAACTCAAAATACTCAATTCGTCCTGGATGGTTCCCGTTTCTTCTTCAATGGGTTTAACTCATACTGGATGATGAACGTAGCAGCCGACCCAAGCCAAAGGAATAAGATATCTGAGGTGTTTGGCCAGGCTACAGCTTCACGACTCAGTGTCTGTAGGACATGGGCATTCAATGATGGAGGCAATCAAGCTCTTCAGATATCTCCTGGAGTTTATGATGAGCGCGTCTTTCAG GGACTTGATTTTGTGATCTCGGAAGCAAAAAGGTATGGAGTCCGCTTGATATTGAGTTTAAGCAACAACTACAAAGATTTCGGAGGAAGGCCGCAGTATGTGAATTGGGCTAAAAGTGCTGGTGCCCCGGTGAACAAGGATGACGATTTTTACACTAATGAAGTCGTCAAAGGCTATTATAAGAACCATGTCAAG AGAGTGCTAACAAGGATCAATACAATCACTAGAGTTGCTTACAAAGATGACCCAACTATCATGGCATGGGAACTGATAAATGAACCACGTTGCCAAGTTGATTACTCTGGAAAAACCCTGAAT GGATGGATTCAAGAAATGGCAACCTATGTTAAATCTATTGACAACAAACACCTGTTGACAGTAGGCATGGAAGGATTCTATGGAGATTCAATGCCAGAAAAGAAGGCAATAAACCCTGGTTACCAAGTTGGCACCGATTTTATTAGCAATCATCTTATTAAGGAAATTGATTTCACAACCATCCATGCATATCCTGATATTTG GTTGTCAGGAAAAGATGATAGCTCGCAAATGGCTTTCATGCAAAGATGGACAATGAGCCACTGGACAGACTCAAGGACCATAATAAAGAAGCCAATGGTTTTTTCTGAATTTGGAAAATCGAGCAAAGACCCGGGATATAGTCTAAGTGCAAGGGATTCATTCTTGAATGCTGTTTATACCAACATCTACAACTTTGCAAGAAATGGAGGAATTGGTGGAGGCTTGGTTTGGCAACTCATGGGGGAGGGAATGCAGTCATATGATGATGGATATGAGATTGTTTTGTCTCAAACTCCTTCAACAAGTGGCCTCATTACTCAACAATCCAATAAAATGATAGCCCTTGATCGTGTATAA